The following coding sequences are from one Brienomyrus brachyistius isolate T26 chromosome 15, BBRACH_0.4, whole genome shotgun sequence window:
- the rgmd gene encoding RGM domain family, member D — protein MNDQYQLCGSSIAVQRQSANPILTEWIGMGKSGPQNLAKRRLWDCLSLTMVFFSLLLKPACCQQCRIQRCNAEYVASTSPSSGLTEEAAADMDYCTALRAYSLCTRRTARSCRGDLVYHSAVFRIRELFSQHNCSSDGPTSSAKAPSTSNPAISELCDYEGRALASGSAALQKKYAHCGLFGDPHLRTFRDEFQTCKVEGAWPLIDNRYLSVQVTNVPVVQGSSATATSKITVIFKAFRGCTEQKVYQATTEDVPVAFLDGTRNGGEVGSLWIVERAGPGGRHVQIQARHIGTSIIVRQVAQYLTFAVRMPEDMLDYAEESGELQLCLHGCPRSELIKEHTLSRQSPHPRLRGSATPAAPGPAVPPRQSYTVALATAKCREILQVEDVYFQSCVFDLLTTGDPEFSMAAYGALEDLKALPPSRLKQNSPRTPRLPSSASPLPESSSRPPSLLAVLLLALILS, from the exons CTCCATCGCCGTGCAGCGGCAGTCAGCGAACCCCATTCTAACTGAATGGATTGGCATGGGGAAAAGCGGACCTCAAAACCTGGCTAAGCGGCGGCTTTGGGACTGTCTTTCTCTTACCATGGTGTTTTTTTCACTGCTCCTCAAACCAG CATGTTGCCAGCAGTGTCGGATTCAGCGCTGCAATGCAGAGTACGTGGCCTCTACGTCGCCCTCTAGTGGTCTTACGGAGGAGGCGGCGGCCGACATGGACTACTGTACTGCGCTGAGAGCCTACTCCCTGTGCACCCGCCGCACGGCGCGCAGTTGCCGCGGGGACCTGGTCTACCACTCGGCTGTCTTCCGCATCAGGGAGCTCTTCTCCCAGCACAACTGCTCGAGCGACGGCCCCACGTCCTCTGCCAAGGCCCCCAGCACCTCGAACCCGGCCATATCAGAGCTCTGCGACTACGAGGGCCGGGCGCTGGCCTCGGGGTCGGCTGCACTGCAGAAGAAGTACGCCCACTGTGGATTATTCGGGGACCCGCACTTGCGGACGTTCCGCGACGAGTTCCAGACCTGCAAGGTGGAGGGAGCTTGGCCCCTGATCGACAACCGCTACTTGTCGGTGCAGGTCACCAACGTTCCCGTGGTCCAGGGTTCCAGTGCCACTGCCACGAGCAAG ATCACCGTGATCTTTAAAGCGTTTCGTGGCTGCACAGAGCAGAAGGTGTACCAGGCCACCACCGAGGACGTGCCGGTGGCCTTCCTGGACGGCACGCGGAACGGCGGCGAGGTGGGCAGCCTGTGGATCGTGGAGCGGGCTGGGCCGGGCGGGCGCCACGTGCAGATCCAGGCGCGGCACATCGGCACTTCCATCATTGTGCGGCAGGTGGCACAGTACCTCACCTTCGCCGTCCGCATGCCCGAGGACATGCTGGACTATGCAGAGGAGAGCGGTGAGCTGCAGTTGTGCTTGCACGGCTGCCCGCGGAGCGAGCTCATCAAGGAGCACACCCTGAGTCGGCAGAGCCCCCACCCGCGGCTGCGGGGGAGCGCCACACCCGCCGCCCCAGGCCCCGCCGTGCCACCTCGCCAGTCCTACACGGTGGCACTCGCTACCGCCAAATGCCGGGAGATCCTGCAGGTAGAGGACGTCTACTTCCAGTCCTGCGTCTTTGACCTTCTTACCACGGGCGACCCCGAGTTCTCCATGGCCGCGTACGGAGCCCTAGAGGACCTCAAAGCTCTGCCCCCAAGCAGGCTGAAGCAGAACTCGCCCCGGACCCCCAGACTGCCGAGCTCCGCCAGCCCCCTCCCTGAGAGCAGCTCGCGCCCCCCCTCACTGCTGGCCGTCCTTCTCCTTGCTCTGATACTTTCCTAA